The Brevinematales bacterium sequence CGTTGATGCGGATAACGTCGCGGATCGTGCGGAGGCTGACCCGCGCGCATTCGCACACGATCTCCTCTTCCTCGAACATCGACATATCCACGCCCTTATAAAGCGAGGCGGCTTTTTTTATCACATCGTATGCCATGACGCTGCAATGCATTTTCTGCGGGGGTATCGCCGGGGAGTTGGGGTCGTCGCGTAACGCATGCTCCACGTCGATATTCGTGATGGTGATAGCCTCGTCGACCGTCTTACCGATGCACATCTCGGCTATCATGTCGCTCGATGCGATGGCGGTGCCGCACCCGAACGATTTAAAGCGCGCGTCGAGAATAGTATTGGTCTTGGGGTCGACCGCCCAGAACAGGCGTACTGCGTCCCCGCAGGCCTCCGCGCCCCAGTCCGCAACGATCAGCTTCGCGCCCATCGCTTTGGCCTGTTCTTCGGTGATTTCCCCGCGGAACTTCGGCTCGTCCATTCTGGTGGATACCTTATCGGAGTATTGCTCCCATAACGCTCCGCCTATCAAATCATTCTTTGCCATTTCTTTCCCCTTAATAGCTCGACGAAATCTTTCTGAGACGTTCGATCGAGTTCCTGAACACGTCAATCGCGTAATCTATTTCCTGCTCGGTGGTGAAGCGCGACAGCGAGATACGGATACCCGTATGCGCGAGGTCTTTATTGATGCCTATCGCGACAAAGGTCGGGTTCGGTTCGAGAGATTCGGACGCGCATGCGCTCCCGGTCGACGCGGCAATCCCGTTCTTATTGAGGTCCCAAAGCATCGCTTCGCCCTCGACGCCCTTGATGCTGCAAAGGATGGTATTCGGGGTACGCAGTTCGCGCCGTCCGACCACTAGCGTATCGTCTATCCTGAGTAGTGCGTCTTCCATTTTATCGCGGAGCCTGCGGACTTCGGTAAGTTCGTACTCGAGGTTCTGCGCCGCCAATTCCATCGCGAGCCCCATCCCGATCATCTCGGGGACATTCACTGTTCCGGCGCGCTTGCCGCCCATCTGCTCGCCGCCGTGGAGGAGGGGCGTGAGGCGGAGGCCCTGGCGGATATACAGGCCGCCGACGCCCTTGGGGCCGTGGAACTTATGCGCGCTGAACGACAGGAAATCCACATTCGCGTCGCGGACGTCTACCGGGATTTTACCGATCGCCTGTACCGCGTCGGTATGGAAAAGCGCGCCGTTCCCGTGCGCGACCTCGGCGAGCTCCTTCACCGGGAATATCATCCCCGTCTCGTTATTCGCCCACATCACCGATACCAGCGCGGTCTTATCGGGATTGATAAACCTGCGGAGCATCTCTTTATCGACAATCCCGTCCTCGTTCAGCGGTAGGATTTTCAGTTCCGCGCCGAGGGATTCGAGAAATTTCGCTGTGTTCGCCACACACGGGTGCTCCACCGGGGTGGTAATAATCTGATTCCGTTTACCTTTATGCATGATGTCGTAGTACACGCCCTTGAGCACCGTATTGTTGCTCTCGGTGGCGCACCCGGTAATCAGGATATCCGAATCGTCGGGAGCGTTCAGCCCCTTGTACATCCGGTCGAGGGCGAGCCTCATATAGGGATGGGGCTCGGTGCCGAAGTCGTGAAGCGAATTGGGATTCCCGTAAATCTGGGTGAAAAACGGGTCCATCGCTTCCTTCACGAGCGGGTCGACGATAGTCGTAGCGTTGTTATCTAAATAGACTCTCTGCATAATCTCCGACCTTAAATATCTTTGGTTCTTTCGCAAATTAAGTGGGTAAGTAAGCTGAATTGATTCTTGAAAAGTCCATTTTACCCGTCAGCAAATACGCGATAATTTTAAAGTTCTTCTGTGACGAATAACCCCTTGCACGCGCTTTCG is a genomic window containing:
- a CDS encoding iron-sulfur cluster assembly scaffold protein NifU; amino-acid sequence: MAKNDLIGGALWEQYSDKVSTRMDEPKFRGEITEEQAKAMGAKLIVADWGAEACGDAVRLFWAVDPKTNTILDARFKSFGCGTAIASSDMIAEMCIGKTVDEAITITNIDVEHALRDDPNSPAIPPQKMHCSVMAYDVIKKAASLYKGVDMSMFEEEEIVCECARVSLRTIRDVIRINDLKTVEEITNFTKAGAFCKSCIRPGGHEKRKYYLEDILKDVRKEMEKEKMAEVSETKDFKSMTIVQRLKKVETVLDAEIKPILAQDGGSMEVVDIKEEEGNTIVYIHYLGACQGCPGATAGTLMAIQQFLNEKVDASILVEPV
- the nifS gene encoding cysteine desulfurase, NifS family, producing MQRVYLDNNATTIVDPLVKEAMDPFFTQIYGNPNSLHDFGTEPHPYMRLALDRMYKGLNAPDDSDILITGCATESNNTVLKGVYYDIMHKGKRNQIITTPVEHPCVANTAKFLESLGAELKILPLNEDGIVDKEMLRRFINPDKTALVSVMWANNETGMIFPVKELAEVAHGNGALFHTDAVQAIGKIPVDVRDANVDFLSFSAHKFHGPKGVGGLYIRQGLRLTPLLHGGEQMGGKRAGTVNVPEMIGMGLAMELAAQNLEYELTEVRRLRDKMEDALLRIDDTLVVGRRELRTPNTILCSIKGVEGEAMLWDLNKNGIAASTGSACASESLEPNPTFVAIGINKDLAHTGIRISLSRFTTEQEIDYAIDVFRNSIERLRKISSSY